In one window of Scylla paramamosain isolate STU-SP2022 chromosome 36, ASM3559412v1, whole genome shotgun sequence DNA:
- the LOC135091066 gene encoding erythroid differentiation-related factor 1-like, producing MDENDEELEGSMREEGSITLSPSMMSSLVISPSKSLACPSPRVLSPIRKSSVAAAQRDYLSDRDREEAHAEDLLFEGHLGDSQDIHIHSSAVVKSSEVEFPVHFHELQSNTDLKMPPSNWLRDHSSIRLANPTHRHSDFSSFVMAHQFPDCIGDVDVVSDAENIKKLLKIPFNSKAHVSMMIHRVGKTLLIDDFDIYKYLLRQSEKEWQWLRKFFFENVLQSLARTEAVLVRPNKSRDVVQSRSLLSKFLYHSVNEEACPPSPPPRPVTESPVSVRRPSLISSSSTGEVMPEPTMEEQLPQASSQAFTRTVVWDFEDLHMLIGTDLPIFGGGTHPCVSLRLRDMSKPISILTGIDYWLDNLMCNVPEVIMCYHLDGIVQKYELIKTEDLPHMCENQFSPTLVRDVAQNILAFLNSKATKEGHTYWLFKGKDDDIVKLYDLTSLCLEDHMCVDTREEEEIPAQDPGNPFTVPVAMLFYRVAKNMRASEDANKKIASIRALLKNSLTLLDKDKFPKIVSSAHYMLSDLYVPQDIDPDSPVLSDCSDEDSEWSSVHGSDDEDFCEEQESQSVTPSNPSSSIKLSSLCKPYISKTQSTYYKAPPLLGTLEERCYTALSHVCEALECLHTSQSREKEHGKGKQGSESPSSSVNQSRSTSQSQEEPKMARPFHPIPMPYSPLNAHSDSTEDKGKALVVSSESPQRRELTVSVLSQQYCVSSWWDKLHVLLLRKASLVYLVMARNSFNAKRYGLALRYSRFSTHAWHGMVCRLGLQVGDVPLPCSALTLAGDIFYMVSKAWNEVATHIDEYNTVSSVHEKILTLLDHILPAQECIRTIKVPCDVEEALTLSLTCFDEALLVADPEAEMLLARRLGNVCNELGVMYMNQAGKLCEEEKIGFKGAEELWKKSAEVLCRGLQSFEKVKDVANVALLLSNTGRLMRLCAFHSVPKDEPRQFVNPERLYYEQALKEYQKALEVLKSRKKNEEIWELVVWEYGTTLYTMASLLQDHPPLKPQGGKDIAREVVELFTKALKYCDVKTPGARQPLYQYRAAVVYMRLASIYHNSVRQGQGDMKNIRHLAELNYKKAAALFLLLDNPIDILKVQLDQAVLIEDHLQGVHNQQLMMKLHLSVIQLLVDCIPALKTSQSLIQARSNPRPCSETTQVPTDATQTRQGENTSTEDTSSHRGSSSRESSSPRTEEEENLDKIQELLVVFEKKLQSSLMALIKIHSTGRSSKKGNPLGSDLSLLKQMYSLSLNQQSLPRITHLLTATSALLPLLKQITTHR from the exons ATGGATGAGAATGATGAGGAGCTTGAAGGCAGCATGAGGGAGGAGGGCAGCATCACTCTGAGTCCCAGCATGATGAGTTCCTTGGTCATCTCCCCTTCCAAGTCCCTGGCATGTCCCTCACCACGAGTCCTCAGCCCCATCAGGAAGtcctctgttgctgctgcacAAAGGGACTATCTGAGTGACAGGGACAGAGAGGAGGCTCACGCAGAGGACCTGTTGTTTGAGGGACACTTGGGGGACAGTCAGGATATACACATTCACTCCTCAGCTGTTGTCAAGAGCTCTGAG GTTGAGTTCCCTGTCCATTTCCATGAGCTACAGTCAAATACTGACCTCAAAATGCCACCGTCCAATTGGCTGAGGGATCACTCGTCGATCAGGCTGGCCAaccccacacacagacactcagacTTCTCCAG CTTTGTAATGGCGCACCAGTTCCCAGATTGCATTGGGGATGTGGATGTTGTCTCAGACGCTGAGAACATCAAGAAGCTGCTCAAGATTCCCTTTAATTCCAAGGCGCACGTCAGCATGATGATTCATCGTGTGGGAAAGACGCTGCTCATTGACGACTTTGACATCTACAAGTACCTCCTCCGCCAGTCTGAGAAGGAGTGGCAGTGGCTTCGCAAGTTCTTCTTTGAAAACGTCCTCCAGTCTCTTGCACGCACA GAGGCGGTGCTTGTTCGTCCAAACAAGAGCCGCGATGTCGTGCAGAGCCGGAGTTTGCTGTCCAAGTTCCTCTACCACAGTGTGAATGAGGAAGCTTGTCCACCAAGCCCACCCCCTCGACCCGTCACTGAGAGCCCCGTGTCAGTCCGAAGG CCGTCTCTGATAAGCAGCAGTAGCACGGGGGAGGTGATGCCCGAGCCAACCATGGAAGAGCAGCTGCCCCAAGCCTCCAGTCAGGCCTTCACGCGCACTGTGGTCTGGGATTTTGAGGATCTGCACATGCTCATAGGGACTGATCTGCCCATTTTTGGAGGAGGAACCCACCCCTGTGTGTCCCTGCGCCTGAGGGACATGAGCAAGCCCATCAGCATCCTTACTG GCATTGACTACTGGCTGGACAACTTGATGTGCAATGTGCCAGAGGTCATTATGTGCTATCACCTGGATGGCATTGTGCAGAAGTATGAGCTGATCAAGACGGAGGATCTGCCACACATGTGTGAGAACCAATTTTCCCCAACCCTGGTGCGTGATGTGGCACAAAACATCCTGGCTTTCCTCAACAGCAAGGCCACCAAGGAGGGACACACCTATTGGCTCTTCAAGG GGAAGGATGATGATATAGTAAAGCTGTATGACCTGACCTCACTGTGTCTGGAGGACCACATGTGTGTTGacaccagggaggaggaggagatcccAGCACAGGACCCGGGGAACCCTTTCACTGTCCCTGTGGCAATGCTCTTCTACCGAGTGGCCAAGAACATGCGAGCCTCTGAGGACGCCAACAAGAAGATTGCATCCATCCGAGCATTACTGAAGAATTCTCTCACACTTCTGGATAAAGACAAGTTTCCCAAG ATTGTTTCGTCAGCTCACTACATGCTGTCTGATCTCTACGTGCCCCAAGACATTGATCCTGACTCCCCAGTGTTGTCTGACTGCAGTGACGAGGACAGTGAATGGTCCTCAGTTCATGGCAGTGATGACGAAGACTTCTGTGAGGAACAAGAGTCTCAGTCGGTTACTCCCTCCAACCCAAGCTCCTCCATCAAGTTGTCCTCTTTGTGCAAGCCATACATCAGCAAAACACAGTCCACCTACTACAA AGCTCCACCACTTCTTGGCACCCTGGAGGAACGGTGCTACACAGCACTGAGCCATGTATGTGAGGCCCTGGAATGCCTGCACACGTCCCAGAGCAGGGAGAAGGAGCATGGCAAAGGCAAGCAGGGCAGCGAGTCCCCGTCCTCCTCCGTCAATCAGTCCCGGAGCACAAGCCAGAGCCAGGAGGAACCCAAGATGGCGCGTCCCTTCCACCCCATACCAATGCCTTATTCACCTCTCAATGCTCACAGTGACAGCACTGAGGACAAGGGCAAGGCTCTGGTGGTGTCCAGCGAGTCACCGCAGAGGAGGGAGTTGACGGTGTCTGTGCTGAGCCAGCAGTACTGTGTTTCCAGCTGGTGGGACAAGCTACATGTCCTGCTGCTGAGGAAGGCATCTCTTGTGTATCTGGTGATGGCCAGGAACAGTTTTAATGCCAAgag GTATGGGCTGGCCTTGAGGTACTCCAGGTTTTCCACACATGCTTGGCACGGCATGGTGTGCAGACTTGGCCTGCAGGTGGGGGATGTCCCTCTGCCTTGCTCAGCCCTGACACTAGCTGGAGACATCTTCTACATGGTGTCCAAGGCGTGGAATGAGGTTGCCACGCACATTGATGAGTACAACACTGTGTCCTCTGTGCATGAGAAAATCCTGACACTTCTGGATCATATATTGCCAGCTcaag AATGCATCCGAACCATCAAGGTGCCGTGTGATGTGGAGGAAGCCTTGACCCTCAGCCTGACTTGCTTTGATGAGGCGCTGCTGGTGGCTGACCCTGAGGCTGAGATGCTCCTTGCTCGACGGCTGGGGAACGTCTGCAATGAACTCGGTGTGATGTACATGAACCAGGCTGGAA AGctgtgtgaggaggagaagattggATTCAAGGGAGCTGAGGAGCTGTGGAAGAAGAGTGCTGAGGTGTTGTGTCGCGGATTGCAGAGCTTTGAAAAGGTGAAGGATGTAGCTAATGTGGCACTGCTCCTCTCTAACACTGGGCGCCTTATGCGACTGTGTGCCTTCCACTCCGTCCCCAAGGATGAGCCGCGCCAGTTTGTCAACCCTGAGCGGCTTTACTACGAACAG GCACTGAAGGAGTACCAGAAGGCATTGGAAGTGCTCAAATccaggaagaagaatgaggagatcTGGGAGTTGGTGGTGTGGGAATATGGCACCACCCTTTACACCATGGCATCCCTACTGCAGGATCACCCACCCCTTAAGCCACAG ggaggaaaggatattGCCCGAGAGGTGGTGGAGCTCTTCACTAAGGCTCTCAAGTACTGTGATGTGAAAACTCCAGGTGCTCGCCAGCCTCTCTACCAGTACAGGGCAGCAGTGGTGTACATGAGGCTGGCCAGCATATACCACAACAGTGTGAG ACAAGGTCAAGGGGAcatgaagaatataagacatCTGGCAGAATTGAACTACAAGAAGGCAGCTGCTCTGTTTCTGCTGCTGGACAATCCCATAGATATCCTGAAGGTGCAGCTGGACCAGGCAGTGCTGATAGAGGACCACTTGCAAG GAGTTCACAATCAGCAGCTGATGATGAAGCTGCACCTGTCAGTCATCCAGTTGTTGGTGGACTGCATTCCAGCTCTGAAGACCAGTCAGTCCCTCATCCAAGCCAGAAGCAACCCAAGACCCTGCAGCGAGACCACTCAGGTTCCTACTGATGCCACCCAGACCAGGCAGGGGGAGAATACCAGCACAGAGGACACCAGCAGCCACAGGGGAAGTAGCAGTAGGGAAAGCAGCTCTCCAcggacagaggaggaagagaacctGGACAAAATTCAGGAGCTCTTGGTTGTGTTTGAGAAGAAGCTGCAGAGTTCCCTGATGGCACTTATAAAGATACACTCTACAGGGAGGTCGTCCAAGAAGGG GAACCCTCTTGGATCAGACCTGAGCCTACTGAAGCAGATGTACAGTCTGAGCCTCAACCAGCAGTCATTGCCTCGCATCACCCACCTGTTGACTGCCACCTCGGCCCTGCTGCCTCTTCTCAAACAGATCACCACACACAGATAA
- the LOC135091069 gene encoding uncharacterized protein LOC135091069 has translation MKGPCAVAVVVVVALINLSEGFQPRRIMFARCSSEEQVPRALFMTCANRHGVCEVRLGQSHNLRAIFIPQLNSSDVDSYVRWNGWMEIPLPDQQRDACDGELACPVVAGQMTQFTYSLQIQNFWPRKEYPVIWSLTDRKTDEPLLCFKFKINII, from the exons ATGAAGGGGCCATgtgcggtggcagtggtggtggtggtggcattaaTTAACCTGTCTGAGGGATTCCAACCACGACGTATCATGTTTGCCAGGTGCTCCTCAG AGGAGCAGGTGCCTCGGGCACTGTTCATGACCTGCGCCAACAGACATGGTGTGTGTGAGGTCAGGCTGGGTCAGTCACACAACCTACGGGCCATCTTCATTCCAC AACTCAACTCAAGCGATGTTGACTCCTACGTGAGGTGGAACGGGTGGATGGAGATTCCCCTGCCTGACCAACAGAGGGATGCGTGTGATGGGGAGCTGGCATGTCCAGTGGTGGCAGGGCAGATGACACAGTTCACTTACTCCCTTCAGATTCAGAACTTTTGGCCAAGG AAGGAGTACCCAGTCATCTGgtcactgacagacagaaagacagacgaaCCCCTTTTGTGCTTCAAATTCAAGATCAACATCATATAG